The Sporosarcina luteola genome contains a region encoding:
- a CDS encoding S-layer homology domain-containing protein, producing the protein MKKYSRSYQKLFKAVLASSVLGGAIVVAPPTFVQANESGPTLFTDLNPKAYYFTPVVSLSARGIINGYADGTFRPNDSVTRGQAAKIFALALGLDTVNVKNPGFIDVKESDAFYGPIAALVNAGVISGYQDKTFRPNDNLKRSQMAKIITLGFGLERENLSDNRFVDVKTGDSYAGYVQALISNNITTGITPTTFGPNVLVTRGQIASFIFRSELAVSQNGISSQIVDITENTIELKDGTYSIHTEMKSILNPSNLPALKGAKITVNVKDDLIERISSLEITANGTSSNHLVLNGNNAALKGNLIINGDYVTTKNLVIEGKLEIGNAVNNSFQSEAIKVKGKTIVSDNSSSKDKMAAGTNRVYKVASANTFNVSADSKSATTKPTIIFSNSAMGTIEVSKSDVTIESKGTTSVQSFILSSNVHLKADNGVIIPSVILSEGATSVTIDAPVTSLTINTKSALKIEGTGKIGEVTIGSNSSKISFGANTKIGNLILPKGTEAKDVIQDYDKVKANIENIGGETNPEAKPATPAPPVTGGIGGGGNSGGNTGGGTDGSVQQPVAPKLVTLAQDSLGIAGDKKITGLTSDKKYAVIVNGELFGVQENGTLGLKNSSAEVLKSTEITGLDNTRTYKVIEVTGGIIAQDFGFVSGSMYSAGAGLTDGKTISDIATLTVEWFDFAGKSLGRGTLTDKLAKEFPEHTQLSIPLDPDFDYAEDNYWTVDGIIPGEPTRVTFFVKYKNGVEATVDNTRVATTGGIVAQDFGFVSGTMYSAGAGLTEGKTVSDIDTLAVEWFDQNSKPLGKGEMTDKFVKEYPNATQVSMPLDWTFEYNEDGFWDVEGIKLGEPTKVTFTVKYKNGVVAKVDNTRDESGEIIDSSDKLLAAIEAAGENDEVYVAEGIYKLSQQLTINKPITIVGAGESTIIQVTENLGEVNGSKHALSIYSKGVKINNLTIDSNSNAYGVHAYGDASANLENVTIINSKGAGLTVNGSTVIATDLNASGNKWGAVNVDPGSGVKTLSKFVLTGGTLADATQIWSDGRNVDGDAMINVEALGYDKYNVAGTNGVIWTNRELTNIITINGDPNTVYTSIQAAIDAAKADDTINVPAGTYGLSEQLTIDKSISIVGAGESTIIQVTENLGEVNGSKHALSIYSKGVKINNLTIDSNSNAYGVHAYGDASANLENVTIINSKGAGLTVNGSTVIATNLTTRVNQWGAVNVDPGKNVSTESNFELKSGNLAEDFQIWSDGENVTQTAIVNVIAPVDYKKYDVGGLSIWSNKPLNDVMDQEVLAKFSNIDVTSFDYRLAIETFSELLNLDDTTISNLSNLTKNQGRDLAVNIAIWGFQPEGGYETIENLKYNLEFAINTEYHKQLFIVAMNNAGTDQEAIKAALKDTLTAVANDRLELIQYVSNFGDEFNEDIETLVTSDFSLYTKKMLDDLENEEQLAKLSIKIVEYISKEGNAIGGSGDKAIEAIKYAYSNAE; encoded by the coding sequence TTGAAGAAATACTCACGTTCTTATCAAAAACTCTTCAAAGCTGTATTGGCAAGTAGTGTGCTAGGAGGAGCTATAGTAGTTGCCCCTCCAACATTTGTGCAAGCTAATGAATCAGGCCCTACTTTATTTACTGATTTAAATCCAAAGGCTTATTATTTCACACCCGTAGTGAGTCTAAGCGCAAGAGGGATTATTAATGGTTATGCGGATGGCACTTTTAGGCCGAATGATTCTGTCACACGTGGGCAAGCAGCTAAAATTTTTGCTTTAGCTTTGGGATTGGATACAGTTAATGTGAAAAATCCTGGGTTCATCGATGTGAAGGAAAGCGATGCATTTTACGGTCCAATAGCGGCTTTGGTAAATGCAGGCGTCATTAGTGGATATCAAGATAAAACATTTAGACCGAATGATAATTTAAAACGCTCACAAATGGCGAAAATTATTACCCTAGGATTCGGTTTAGAACGAGAGAATCTCTCTGATAACCGATTTGTTGATGTCAAAACTGGTGATTCCTATGCAGGGTATGTACAAGCATTGATTTCTAACAATATTACAACAGGTATAACTCCAACAACGTTTGGACCGAATGTGCTTGTCACAAGAGGTCAAATTGCTTCGTTTATCTTTAGAAGTGAATTGGCAGTTTCACAAAACGGAATCAGTTCTCAGATTGTCGATATTACGGAAAACACTATTGAACTAAAGGATGGGACATATAGTATTCATACGGAAATGAAATCTATATTGAACCCTTCCAACTTGCCTGCATTAAAAGGTGCAAAAATCACAGTAAATGTTAAAGACGATCTAATTGAAAGAATTTCATCACTTGAGATTACTGCCAATGGAACTTCATCCAATCATTTAGTCCTTAATGGAAATAATGCAGCGTTAAAAGGAAATCTGATTATCAATGGTGATTATGTAACGACTAAGAATCTGGTTATTGAAGGTAAATTGGAAATTGGAAATGCAGTCAATAACAGTTTCCAAAGCGAAGCCATTAAGGTTAAGGGGAAAACAATTGTTTCTGACAATTCTTCCTCAAAAGATAAGATGGCAGCAGGAACTAACAGAGTTTATAAAGTCGCATCTGCCAACACTTTTAATGTCTCAGCAGACTCCAAGTCAGCTACAACTAAACCGACAATCATTTTTTCGAATTCTGCAATGGGCACAATAGAAGTATCGAAAAGCGATGTGACAATTGAATCGAAAGGTACTACGAGTGTACAGTCATTCATTTTATCTTCAAATGTTCACCTGAAAGCGGACAATGGCGTTATTATTCCAAGCGTAATACTGTCGGAAGGTGCAACATCCGTTACAATCGACGCACCGGTAACAAGCCTTACAATTAATACAAAATCAGCATTAAAGATTGAAGGTACAGGCAAGATCGGTGAAGTTACAATTGGTTCAAATAGTTCGAAGATATCATTCGGCGCTAATACTAAAATCGGCAATCTAATCCTGCCTAAAGGAACAGAAGCTAAAGACGTAATTCAAGATTACGATAAAGTGAAAGCTAACATTGAGAATATTGGCGGAGAAACAAATCCGGAAGCAAAACCGGCTACACCTGCACCACCTGTAACTGGTGGTATCGGTGGTGGTGGAAATAGTGGAGGGAATACTGGGGGAGGAACTGACGGTTCAGTACAACAACCAGTAGCACCGAAACTTGTAACGCTGGCACAGGATTCCTTGGGAATAGCAGGTGATAAAAAAATTACTGGGTTAACGTCCGATAAAAAATACGCTGTTATCGTAAATGGGGAACTGTTTGGTGTACAGGAAAACGGAACTTTAGGTCTTAAGAATTCCTCGGCAGAAGTATTGAAAAGCACAGAAATTACAGGCTTAGACAATACGAGAACATATAAAGTTATAGAAGTAACAGGCGGCATCATTGCACAGGACTTTGGATTCGTAAGTGGATCTATGTACTCGGCTGGTGCAGGCTTGACTGATGGTAAAACAATAAGTGATATAGCCACTCTAACTGTAGAATGGTTTGATTTTGCAGGTAAATCGTTAGGAAGAGGAACGTTAACGGATAAATTGGCCAAGGAGTTCCCTGAACATACGCAACTCTCCATACCATTGGATCCTGACTTTGATTACGCAGAGGATAACTACTGGACTGTGGATGGGATTATCCCGGGAGAACCGACAAGAGTGACATTTTTCGTGAAATACAAAAACGGTGTTGAAGCTACAGTAGACAACACACGCGTAGCGACAACAGGTGGCATTGTAGCACAGGACTTTGGATTCGTCAGTGGAACAATGTATTCAGCTGGCGCAGGGTTGACAGAAGGTAAAACAGTTAGTGACATTGACACTCTGGCAGTAGAATGGTTTGATCAAAACAGTAAGCCATTAGGGAAAGGGGAAATGACGGATAAGTTTGTAAAAGAATATCCGAATGCTACCCAAGTTTCAATGCCGCTGGATTGGACATTTGAATATAATGAAGATGGATTCTGGGATGTAGAGGGAATCAAGTTAGGGGAACCGACAAAAGTTACATTCACCGTTAAATATAAAAATGGAGTCGTAGCTAAAGTCGATAATACGAGAGATGAATCGGGCGAAATTATTGACTCATCCGACAAGCTACTAGCGGCAATAGAAGCAGCTGGGGAGAATGACGAAGTATACGTAGCAGAAGGAATTTATAAGTTATCACAACAACTTACCATTAATAAGCCAATCACTATTGTTGGAGCAGGTGAGTCTACAATAATTCAAGTTACTGAGAATCTAGGGGAAGTTAATGGTTCAAAGCATGCGTTGTCCATCTATTCTAAAGGGGTCAAAATTAATAATTTGACAATAGACAGCAATTCAAATGCCTATGGAGTACATGCTTACGGTGATGCGAGTGCAAATTTAGAAAATGTCACAATAATAAATAGTAAAGGTGCCGGTCTGACAGTCAACGGCTCTACTGTTATTGCGACTGATCTAAATGCAAGTGGTAACAAATGGGGTGCGGTAAATGTTGACCCGGGTAGCGGTGTTAAAACTCTTTCCAAATTTGTTTTAACAGGCGGTACTTTAGCGGATGCTACGCAAATTTGGTCCGATGGTAGAAATGTAGATGGAGATGCAATGATTAATGTTGAAGCTCTCGGGTATGACAAGTACAATGTGGCAGGAACAAATGGAGTTATTTGGACAAACCGAGAATTAACAAATATCATTACAATAAATGGAGACCCCAACACTGTTTACACGTCTATTCAGGCAGCGATAGATGCAGCTAAGGCAGATGATACTATAAATGTACCGGCAGGAACGTATGGGCTATCCGAACAGCTTACTATTGACAAGTCTATCTCAATTGTTGGAGCAGGTGAGTCTACAATAATTCAGGTTACTGAGAATCTAGGGGAAGTTAATGGTTCAAAGCATGCGTTGTCCATCTATTCTAAAGGGGTCAAAATTAATAATTTGACAATAGACAGCAATTCAAATGCCTATGGAGTACATGCTTACGGTGATGCGAGTGCAAATTTAGAAAATGTCACAATAATAAATAGTAAAGGTGCCGGTCTGACGGTTAACGGTTCTACAGTAATTGCGACTAACCTAACTACAAGGGTTAACCAATGGGGTGCCGTAAACGTTGATCCTGGCAAGAATGTTAGTACGGAATCAAATTTTGAATTAAAAAGCGGAAATCTAGCTGAAGATTTCCAAATTTGGTCTGATGGAGAAAATGTAACCCAGACAGCCATAGTAAATGTTATTGCACCAGTAGACTATAAAAAGTATGACGTGGGTGGTTTATCCATTTGGTCAAATAAACCATTGAATGATGTTATGGATCAAGAGGTTCTCGCCAAATTTAGTAATATTGATGTTACAAGTTTTGATTATCGTTTGGCAATCGAAACTTTTAGCGAGCTTCTAAATCTGGATGATACAACGATTTCTAACCTTAGTAATTTAACGAAGAATCAGGGTCGTGATTTAGCTGTAAATATTGCAATTTGGGGGTTCCAACCAGAAGGTGGATATGAAACGATAGAAAATTTGAAATACAATCTAGAATTTGCGATTAATACAGAATATCACAAGCAATTGTTCATTGTAGCTATGAACAATGCTGGAACTGATCAAGAAGCTATTAAAGCGGCTTTAAAAGATACGCTTACAGCAGTAGCTAATGATCGTCTTGAATTAATTCAGTATGTAAGTAATTTCGGAGACGAATTTAATGAAGACATCGAAACGTTGGTTACTAGTGACTTCAGTCTTTATACTAAAAAAATGCTAGATGACCTAGAGAATGAAGAACAATTAGCAAAGTTATCAATAAAAATAGTGGAATATATTTCAAAAGAAGGTAATGCAATTGGCGGTTCGGGAGATAAAGCTATAGAAGCTATTAAATATGCGTATTCGAATGCTGAATGA